ATTCGCGTCAGGCATTCGACGTGGACCACCGTATTGGGGGCGGAGAACAGCGACATGCGCGGTTGTCCGCCGCCGAACGGCAACTGATGCGGCAAGTCGCGATTCAACAATGTGGCCTCTACGTCGACGGTATAGTCGTCGCGCAGGCCGAGCGCTGGGTCCAAGTTTACGAACGTCAGGAAGACCTCCGTACCCTTGTCTGCAAATTCCCCGGCGCGCTTCGCCGCGGAGGGGCGGCGCGAAGCATACCAATAGGCGCGGGCCTCATGCTCTGGTACCGCGTGTCGCGCTCCGAAAAACGGATGAAACACCGTTCGTTGGCCGTCCGGCAGCGTGGCCGCCACTTGGTCAACGGAGTAAATCTCCGTTCCCTGGACGTTGCGCGCGTCGGGAACCAGGCGGTATTCGGTCGCCAATTGGGTCAAGCGAAACGGGTCGATCGCCTGCCGATACAGGTTCACAATCGGCGTGCAGCCCAGGTGGAAAGTCGACTTTCCGACGGTCCGCTCCAAATCGGGCGACGATCGATCGAGCAACAGGTGAATTGTCGCCTTGTGATTCCCAAGACCGACCCAACGCTGAAAATCGAGGTCCGCCAAGTCCACGAACAGGAACTTTTCCGGGAAGGCAAAGTACTCGGTGAGTAATCGGTAGCCTGGAAAGGAACGGGCCGGGTAGTTCAGCAAGCCCTCGTTCAGCTCGAATCCGACGGGGCGCAAACTTTGGGGTGACAACCGCAAACTCGGTTTGTCGGGCCCGCTCCCTTCGATGACGATCTCCAACGTGTGATTGAAGATGAGCTCGTAAAGCGCATGCACATTCTGCTGCGCGGCAGCGCCATGCAGAAACAGCCGCAGCCGCGGACAGGAAAAGGTCGCCAACGGAATCGTCGGCGCCAAGGTGCTCAACTCGATCTTGAGGACCGCCGCGGCGCGATCGATCAGTGGCGATTGCGGGCCGGTGAACGGACGTGGCAGCAGCGCGGCGGATTCGATCTTGAACGGCCACGCCGTGACAGGATACGCCGTGCGAAAGCGGCAACGGTGTTCGCCCGTCTCAGTGTCCATCTCTGCGCCGGCGGCCAATGTGTACCCGTCGGCAAGTCCCGCCTGCGAGGCGTCGAGCGAAAGCTTGGCGATCGCCATCGACGGCGTCGGCGCCTGGTAGTGCGGATACAGGACGTCGATCAGCGCTCCGCAGATCTCTGGGAAATCGTCGTCCAGCTTGTGGCGAATCCGCGCGTTGAGAAACGCGACCGATTCGATGATCCGCTCGACGTGCGGGTCTTGCGATTCACCGCCCGTCCAGGACAATCTTCGGGCGATCTTGGGATGCTCGTCCGCGAACCCGGCCCCCATCTCGCGGAGGAACGCCAGTTCGCGGCTGTAGTACGGCAGCAGTTCGTCGCTCAAGCGCTTTCTCCTTCCACCTGCACGCTCGACGTGGTCGACTCCCAGCGCGTCCGAAACGCCACCGGCTCTCGAAGCGGCTCAATCCAGAGCGTGGCCTCAATGCGAAACCGCAGTGTGCGATCGATCGCTTCCACGGCGTCGTCAAGCGTCACGCGGATATTGGTCAGCCTGGGTTCATAGCGTTGGATCGCGTCGCGAATCGCGGCCAGCATGACGTGGCTATCGACGGAGCCGCCGGTGAAGTCCGGAATGCCGTAGCCGACGCTCGATAATGCCAGAGGATCATCGTCCCGGGCCGGCGGCTTGTAGAACCGACGCGTATTGAGCAGATTCTCCAGGTCGCGTCGCACCGCTTGGCGGATTTCCCGCAGCACGGCCGGCGGATAGGGCGGCGCTTCGACCTGCGACGTCGGGTCGGCGTCGAGCAGCCGGTCCAGCACCGAAGGCAACAGCGGTGGAGTCGAGTCGGATCGTGAGGCCATAGCGATTCCGAACGAGGTGCTTCGTTCATTCCAAGCAGTGACGTCGACGCTATTCCGAACCTGGTCCAATCGACGTGGTGAGCCTCAGAGATGCCTTCAGGTCGTCCAATTGATAATGCGGCAGTAAGTGCATCACCATCCGGAAGTGTCCGGGCCGCCCCGGCTGTTCCTCGACACGGAGTTGTTTTTCCCGCAGCGGGAACCGCGCCTTCGTTTCCGCCGGCGCCAGCGCGTCGCTGGTGACGTAGCGGCTTAACCACTCGTTGAGCAAGTCTTCCAATTGTTGCGCGTCGGCCACGTTGCCCAGCTTGTTGCGGGCGATGACCTTCAAATAGTGCGCAAAGCGGGCCGCGCACATCACATATTGCAACATCGCCGAGAGCTTGGCGTTCGCCGTGGCGACTGGATCGACGTACTTCTTCGGCTTATGAGCCGAAGCGTTCGTATAGAATACTGCGCGCGGCGAGTGCGGCATCGCGCAGAGCGGGATGATTCCCAACTCCGCCAATTCGCGCTGGCGTTCCTCGTCGATGGCCACTTCCGTCAAGGACTTCGGCACCAGATGGCGCGCTTCGGGGCGCGACCAATCGGCGTCCATTCCCACGACCTCGCCTCCAGCGACTGCTGGGCGCGAAAGTCCGCGAATCTCAGCAAACCACCGGCTCGCCCCAAACGCCCGTACCAAGACTCCACCAAAGGCGAAGGCGGCATTCCCCCAGAGGTAGTTGTCGCCCGAGGGATCCCCGACGCGTTCCTCGAATCGAAACCCATCGCGTCGTCCGCCGTCGTCTTCGTACGGCAGCCGCATTAACACGCGCGGCGCCGTTAGGCCGATGAATTGCGCATCGTCGGATTCGCGGAAGCTTTGCCACTTGATGTATTCCGGCTGGCGAAACACCGGCGCCAACTCGATGGGCTGTTCGAAGAGTCGAAACTCGTCGAGCGCGAACAACTCCGGCGCGGCCGCGCTGATGAACGGACAAAAGGCCGCCGCCGCCACTTCCGACACGCGCCGTAGCGTGGCCACGTCGTCGACGCGATGCTCCCGATCGATCTGATGCGCGAACTGATAATCGCCGATCAGCACGCCTAACGGCTCGCCGCCGAGGATGCCGAAGCCGTCCGAGTAGACACGCTTGAACAATTGGCTTTGGTCAAAATCGACGGCGTTCTCCAGGTCGCGCGCCAACTCGCGCTTCGTCAGGCTCAGCACACGGATTTTGATGTCTGAATCTTGCCGCTCGGAATGCATCGACTCGCGGGCATCCGACGCCTGCTGCACGAGATGGGCCAGGCCGCGCCACGAAGCTTCCAACCGCTGCAATCGCGGATGGTGCAGCAACTGGTTCACCTGGTCGGCGAGTAGTTGATCGACGCTCGCAATGTCGCGCGAGAGCTGCGACGAAATGTCCGGCGCTGTTTCACGGGTCAGTTCCTCGGCGGTCCAAAGTCGCAGCGCTTCGGCCGGCGACTTGGCGCGGAGAAACAGTTCCAGCGTGGAGGCCCGGGCATCGGCCTTGGCGCCGGCAGCGGAGCCGTCGAGAATCGCTTGCAGCAATCCGCGTGCACGGGAGGCCGCCCGCTCGCGCGGCAATTCAACGACGGAAGCATCCGCCGCAGATTGTCCAGCGGGCAAAACATTCATAAACGAGACACCCCTGAGCCCAGTCTGTCCGTCGCACCGCGAGGGTGCGTAAGCGATGTGGAGCGGACGAGGCTCAACTGCCCCGTCCGCTCCAAGCATACGTCAACCTAGGGTCCGTCCGCGCACCTCGCGCAACCGGCTTACCGAGCGTTTTTCGGCAATTCCGCCACCATGCGAATCGAGGCATTCAGCTCCTCGAACTGGAGCCATGGCCGCAGATGCGCGATCGCGTTGTACGACCCGGGCTTGCCCGGAACCGCTTTCACTTCGATCCGCGCTTCCTTGAGCGGGTACTTGGCCTTCACGGAGTCCGTCGGCTTGTCGTCCAGGCAGATGTACTGCGAAATCCACCGCGTCAACCAGTCCTGGCACTCGTCTTCTTCCAGGAAGCCGCCAATCTTGTCGCGGGCGATCACCTTCAAGTAGTGGGCGATCCGTGAAGCCGCCATGATGTACGGGAGCCGTGCCGAGATCTCGGCGTTCGCCGAAGCGGACGGATCGACGTACTTTTTGGGCCGCTGACAGGTCTGCCCGCCGATGAAGACCGAGAAATCGCGGTTCTTGTAGTGGCACAACGGCAGGAAGCCCAGGTCGCTCAATTCCTTTTCGCGGCGATCGGTGATGCCGATCTCGGTTGGGCACTTGAGGTCCGGGTCGCCATCATCGCTGGTGAAGATGTGCGCCGGCAGGCCTTCGACCTTGCCGCCGTTTTCTACACCACGGATGGCCGTACACCAGGCGTGCCGTGCGAACGCATCCGTCAGGCGCGCCCCCATTACGTAGGAGGCGTTCATCCAGGCGTAGTGTTCGTGCGGCAACGGCAAGTGGCGGCCGCGCTCGTCGCTTTCACACTCTTCGTATTTGAATTCGTCGACGGGCTTGGTCGCGGCGCCGTAGGGTAAGCGCGACAGCACCCGCGGCATCGTCAACACGCAGAACCGCGAGTCTTCCGACTCCCGGAACGACTTCCACTTCGTGTATTCGATGGAATCGAAAATCTTCGTCAGGTCGCGCGGGCGCGACAATTCCGTGTAGCTCTCGAAACCCATCAACTGCGGCGCGGCGGCCGAGATGAACGGGCAGAAGGCCGAGGCGGCGATGCCGGAGACCTTTGTCAGCAGATCGACGTCTTCGGGATGATTGGTGAATTCATAGTCGCCGATCAGCGCCCCGTAAGGCTGACCGCCGAGGATGCCGAATTCGGTCTCGTAGATTTTCTTAAAGAGTTGGCTCTGGTCGAACTCGACGGCGCGATCCAAGTCGCGAAAGAGTTCCCGCTTGGAACAGTTGAGCACGCGGAGTTTGAGGAACTCGCCTGTTTCAGAGCGATCCACCAAGTGATGCAAACCGCGCCACGAGCCTTCCATCTTCTGGAACGACGGGCTGTGCATGATGGCGGCCAACTGCTTCGAGATCGCCGCGTCGATCTGATCCATCCGCTGATCGATAGTGCGCATCACGTTTTTGTCGTACGTGATCTGATCGTCCATGATCTGGCCGATCAGGCCTTTGATCATGTCGACGCCCTTTTCCTGCTTCACGGTCTTGGGCATGCTCTCCAAAATCTTGTCGAGCAGGCCTCCCGTTTCCGTGGTGGTCGCGTCCGCCGCGGCGGCCGATTTCGTTTCCCCTGCGCTCATGCGTCACCCCCTGTTCCGGTCTTTGCGCCCAACTCGCCCGCCACGCTTTTCGCCTTTTCGGTATTGCTCATGACCTCTTCGAGGATCTTCTCGAGATTCGCCGAGCGATCCACCGTGCTTTTCAAGTCGCGGAGCTTATTGCGCATCTCCATCAGTTTCTTGAGCGGTTCGACCTGCTCGACCAGCTTGCCCGGTTCAAAGTCGTCAAGCGACTTGAAGGCCAGTTGCACGGCCAGTTCCGAGCCGTCGCCAGCCAGCGTGTTTTCCACCCGCAGGTTCAACTCCGGCGCGATCCGCGCCATAATGTCGTTGAAGTTGTCGCGGTCGATATTGGTGAATTTCCGCTGCTCCAGCGGCTTCTGATTCTTGTTGTCCCCAGCGAAGTCGCCGAGCACGCCGACGATGAACGGCAGCTCCGTCTTCACCATCGAGCCGTTTGTCTCGACGTCGTAGGTGATCTGCACCCGCGGCTTGCGCACTCGGTCCAGCTTATGTTGTTGCGATTCGGCCATGGCTCACACCGGTTCTCTTTCAAGTGTCGCCCGTCCCGAGCGCTCGTCGCGCCCGCGGTTCGCGGCGGAAATTCGTAATTCAACGCTAATCGCGCGGCGGATCAATCCCCACTAATTTGAACAGCTGCAGCCGCGCGTTGTGGTCTTCCAGCAATTCGCTGTAGTACTCCGCGGGCGACATATTCGCCAATTTGACGACTTTACGCACCTGAGCGCCGAGCAACGAGTGCGGATCCTGCCGCTCAAAGAACTCGGCCACCTTCACCAGCATTCGCAGCGCATCGCTCCGCGATTCTAACCGCCCAGGGACGCTCACGCCAGCGCTGGGGGCGCCGTCCCCCCCGGGCGAATCCGCCTCGACTCCGGCTGCTTCGACCGCCTGGCCGACGCGTCCCTTCGACAGGTGCTGCACTGCGGCCACGTAGTCGTCGAGGGCCTTTTTCAGGTCACCCAGCGACGGCCCTTGGGGCGTTCCTGACTCATCGACGCCGCTTTTTTCATCCAGCTGCTGAGAGAGCGTCGCCAATTCGCGCTGGCACACGCTCAATTCCTCGAACAGGCTGACGTAGAAGCCGGTGTCCGTTTCCTGCGCCACCCGTTCCACGTCGGGCATGCTCGGCGAGCCCCGACCCGACGCGGCGGACAAATACTGCGAGAAAGTGATTTCCCCCTGTCCGGCGCTGTTGGCCACGGCCATGCGCCGCAACGGCTCAATCACCAGCGAAGGCGCGGTACTCAGTGACTCGATCGGCCGCAACCGTGAGGAGAGTCCCTCCTCGCCAATTTGCGGATAGAGATCGTTCCAAAAGTTCTCGACCAGAATCCGCGCCACGGTCAAGGCGACGCCAAGGCCGCGCGTGCCTTCCACACGCAACGACGACTGGATCAGAAACGCGGCGGCTTCCAAGTCTTTCGCATGGCCGCTCACCAACTGCGCGGCGAGCGAATTCACCGAGCGCCAGGCCGTGATGCTCTCGGTTTGCGCGCTCGACCCTTGATCCCCATGGTCCGGATCGGAGTTCAACGCTTCGCGCTCTTTGCGCCGGGCCACGTCCCAGACGTCGCGTAAGCGGAAGTAGATATTGTTACGGGACTCGTCCGCGCGCAAATCCGGCCCCGCCGGTTGGTCCGGCGAAATCGGCTGCGCGACGGCTTCCAGATCGATATCCATCGTATTTGGCTCAGCGTAGTTCGAGTGCCGATGTTACGCCCAGGGAGCGCCCGACAACTCTACCACGCGGTCTACGTTCGTACTTATCCTGGGGTCAGTCAACAAGTTGCGCTCGTCGTAACGATCGTGCGAGCTGTTCCAGGGCCTCGGCGTGTAATCGGCTTGCCCGGGATTTGCTGACGCCGATCGACTTGCCGGCCTCGGTCAGAGTCAATCCGCCGAAATAGCTGGCGCGGATCAAGGTCGCCATGTTTTGTGGCAGGCCGTCGATGAGCGCATGCAGTCGCTCGATCAATTCACGCTTGGCAATGACAGCGCCAGGACAAACCGCCGTGGCATCCTCGATCTCCTGGTTCCGCTCGTCATCCCGGCCGCCGCGGTCGGACATTAAATACGCGATTGCCAGCATCGAGCTGGTGTCAGAGAACCAATTGACTTGCGCGTCAAACGATTCGCCCGCGTGTTCCGCCTGCGCTTGGGCGGCTTGCGACTCAGGCTCCAGCACCGAGTCCGCCATTTGTTCGTATTTGCCGCTGTGAAAGTCGATCTTGTTGAACCACTTCATCCGCTCTAGGCCATCCAGAATGGCGCCGCGGATGCGGTAATAAGCGTACGTGGTGAATTGGCCGCCGCGGGTCTCATCGAACCCACGCGCCGCTTCGGCGAGGCCAACCTGACCGTAGCCGATCAGATCATCCAGATCGACGTTGGGCGGCAACTTACAGTGGATCTTCCAGGCGATCGCCTTCACCAGGCCCTGGCAGGACGTCATGCGTTCCACGGATCCGGCATCGGTTTCTTTCATGGCCCCTGCTCCTGGAGCTGGCGCCAAAGCGACTCTAAACGAGCTCGAGCCGTGGGATCGTCGTACATGGTCTGCGCGACGCGGCGACACAGGGCCTCCCAGGGCGGGCCCTCCGGCACCCAACTGGCGAACGGCTCGCGAATCACAGCGTCGACCAAGGCCACCAGGCACGGCTCGAACGACAGCGACTCGCCGTGAAAACGCGAGGCGACCGACCGTAACGCGTCGCGGACGGATTCCGGCGCGTTCTGCGTCTGGGCATAGGCCGCCATGGTCTGCTGCAGGACGAGTTCCAAGAGCGCCTGCGCCGCCGTATCTTCCGGACTGGCGGTGCGCCCGGCGGCGGCAGAATCGGCCCGGTAGTGCGTTTCGGAACCGCGTGCGCCGGAGTCGGACGAAGGTTTCATGGGATAGATGATACGACCTTAAAAATGCCGTCACAAGCCGCGCCGCGTGGATGTTTAATGAAACTGCCCAGGAACCGAAGCCAGCGCCGGGCGCCGACAATCCCTAAGCAATCTTCCGATTCCCGATCGGAAGCGGCCAAAGAAAAAGTTGGCGTTGCGTCCGCTTGGCCGCCCCAACACCTGCGCAGATACTTGCTTAGCGGGCATACTGCCAGGTTGTGGCGGCCACGGCGGCCAAAAACAACGCCGCCGCGCCCAGAGCGCATTTCGCCCAGATCCGGCAACGTGCGTCGGTCTGCAGCGCCTCGCGCGTCCATTCCAGCTCTTCCTGCTGCTCGATCATTTTTTCGATCATCGCCGTGGCGAAGGCGGGGCGCGATCCCAACGTCGAAAAATAGAGACCTGAGAACAGCAATCGCGATTCCTCGCCCGCGGTTCTGGCGAAGCAGCTTTCCAAGAGGTGCATCAGGTGCTGCTGCACGCGGCCGCGCATCCGGCAAACGAGGGCGAACAAATCCCGGTTTCCTCGTTCTTCCAAGGCGCCCGGCTCGCGGAACAGCTTGTACGTCCAGTCCTCGAATGCCGCACAGGCGTGACGGACGGCAGTGTGCATGTTTTCATCGCTTTGCGGACGCCAGAGTTCAAAGCCCTTGCCAAAGCGCTGCTTCGTGGTCCGTTCTTCTCCAACCCGGCGGGACAGTTCGTCGAAGCCTCGGTCCAGATCCATGCCCGTCACCAATACCGAGGTTGGGCAGCGGACCATTAAGGTCTGGAACGCCACGTCCAGGTCGGCGCGGAGCGCTGTTTCCAGGCTCACGGCATCGGCCTCGCGCAGCAGATGCTGGTAAGGCGTCAGCGCGATCATGCCATTGACGGGGCAATAGGGGCGTCGCAGTCGCCGCAGCAGCCGGCAGAGATAGCGCAGACGCAACTGCTGTTCCGCCGCCGCATCGGAATTCATCCGCGCCGCGGCCTTTTGAATCACGCCAGGCTGGCTGATCGCGATAAAGGCCGTCTTCGAGCCTTCGCCCGACGGGACGAACATCGTCCCCTCGATCATGGCCGTCCCTTCGCGCGTCGGCTGCGGTCGTACCGATCGCGGCGTCGCGGCGCGCGGATCGCCGAGCATCATCGTGCGCCCGCTCTCGGTGAGCGAGGGCGACACTTCATCTTCCGCGGCATGAGCGTCGGTAGCGCCATCGGACAGTTGCGCCAACTCGCAGAGCTGACCCACGAAGGTCGCCACGAGCACGATCGATCGCTTCCCCGCGAACCACTGCATCGCCACGCCCGAACCCGGGTCTTCCGGGGCGCCGCGCACCCGAAACCCCTGCCGCGGATCGGCCGCCAACGCTTTCGCGTCCTGCGCGTCGCGACCGCCCAGCACCAGCACGATGGGCGCCATCGTGGGGTCGAGTCCGGCCCGCTCCATTTCCGCCAGGCCGCGTTTCCAGGCGTAGTCGATGTCCGGAAACCGCGAAACGTCTCCTTCGAGCCAGAGACGGACCGCGTAGTAGACGACGATTGGCGTGACGATCAGGCACAGGATGATGCCGATGCTCGACCAACCTCGCTGCGTGAAATGCGCCCAGGGGCCAACGTATGAATCGTCGAACCGACCGATGAGAACGACAATCACCAGAAACGACAACAGCAGAAACACCGACAGCGTAGCCGCGATCGCCGGCACCGAGAGCTGCGCGAAGCGACCGGGCGCTCGAACGATGTTGAGCGCGAGATCTTTAAAAAACTGCCAGATGCGTCCCACGTGAGTCTCGATCCTCTATTGGCGCTCAGTCTTTAGGCCAAAGCGTAATGATCAGCAGCGTTCCCACGAGCGTTGTGATAGCCGACGCCAGCAGTGTCCAGCAGAGCGATCCATACCCCCGCAGCGCCGGCACGCCTTCGCCCGGCCGGGCATTGCCGACGACCGAAGGCATCCCCCTGCCGGCGCGAATCGACTTGCCGGTTTCCTGGGTCCAGGCTTCCAGCGTGGCTGGCATTCCGAGGGCCGCCGCCGTGCGCTCGGCGCCGAAGGCATCGCGGTACATGCCGCGAAAGCCCAGCACCACGCAGATATAAAACACTTCCAAGGCGTCGCTAGACGTCAACTTCTTGGCCGTTTCGGCCTCGGAGTAGAACTTTTCGTCGGCCAGGCGGATGCCGTACAGTTCCGCTTCCAGGCAATAATTGTCGGCCCACTCCTGATAGTGTTCCCATTGAGAGTTAATCAGCAGATCGTCGATCCAAACGACCAGGCCGTACTTGGCGATTTCCCATTCCTTGGCCTGCGCCGAATGCCCCAGTGCCATGGCCGCCTGCTGCAGCGTCACGTCGATGCCGCGCTTCGCCTCGGCGGGATCGGGATTCTCGCCCGCATCCAAGCGCTCGAGGAGCCGCAGGACGTGCAGGAAAACGGGATCGACGGCTTGCGCGAAATTGGGCGTCATGTCTTGACCGGCACCGCAAAGAGGGCGAATTGCAGCGTCACCTTGCGATTGTTCGGGAGGCCCAGCACCAGGTCGCGGCCACCCTTCAAGTTATCCTTATTGCCAATCAATCGCTCCGCCAAGCGCATTGCCAAAGTCCGCTCGCGCGCCACGGCGTCCCAGGCGGGACCCTGTCGTTGCACCTGATAAAAGCTCCATTCCTGTTCGCTGGCCGGAATCGACGCCGGCGCTCTCAAAACATCGATCAAATCCAGGCCCCGCTTACGGCCGGTGAAGATGATTTCGACTTCCGCTTCGCTGGCGATTTTCCAGTTCAACTGCGGTAGCAAAGCGCGGCATTCCGCGTCGTTCATCTCGGCGTGCCGGACGCCGACATACCATTCCCAGCCCGCCCCGAGCCATTCCGGCCGCAGCCGCGCACTCATGCCGCGACCTTCGCCGACGAAGTACACGCACTGATAGTTCTCGACCATGCCGTCGAGCAGGAACTCGATCTGCTCGCGAATCTTGCGAAAGATCCCTGCCAGGTCCTCGTGATCGTAAGCCGGAATCTCCGGCGGGCGCAGATTCGGATGAAATACCGAAAGCTGCCCCAGGATCCGGCACATTTCGTGATAGGCGAAATACGGATGCACGCCGCGCGCATGGCACAGCACGTTTAGCGAGGTATGAGCCTCGTACAAACGCGAGAGGCGAAACATGCGCTGCACGTCGCCGGCATGTTGAGTATCCGCGCCGATGCCGCGGTTCGCGATATTGGCCGATAGCTCCTCAAGTTTCGCGCCGATCCGGTCGTACATGCCGAGAATCAATTCCCGGCCGAGCGGCGGCCAGGCGTCGATGGCCAGTACCGGCGGGAAGAAAGTATCGCTCAATTCCGGCGTCGGGCGCGCATCGCCCGTCCGCTTGACCTGGGCGATCTGTAGGAGGTCGTAGCCCTGCAGTTGCGGCGGATCGCCGACCAGCGAAGGGTCGTGCGGGACGACCATCAGTTGCGCGTTGAAGTCGCGAAACTCGATGTCTTCTTCCGTATCGCCTGCTTCGTCCAGCAGAGGACGACTGGCGATATTAAAGCGGCGCGAAGCGCCGCTGGCGCCGCCTTGTCCGATCCGTTGCGAAGGAAGCGCCAAGTAGACGCGGGCGACGTCGGAGCGTGCGAAGGCCTCCTCGAGTCCCACCGATGCCAACGCGGAAGCCGCGGCGCCGGCGCTCGCGTCCGGCACGCCCGGTCCCATGCCGGCGCCAAAGGAAATGCTGGCGCCGTCGCGAAAACGCGCTTCGCAGATGTTCAGTTGAATCCGCTTGTTTTC
This Planctomycetia bacterium DNA region includes the following protein-coding sequences:
- the tssF gene encoding type VI secretion system baseplate subunit TssF translates to MSDELLPYYSRELAFLREMGAGFADEHPKIARRLSWTGGESQDPHVERIIESVAFLNARIRHKLDDDFPEICGALIDVLYPHYQAPTPSMAIAKLSLDASQAGLADGYTLAAGAEMDTETGEHRCRFRTAYPVTAWPFKIESAALLPRPFTGPQSPLIDRAAAVLKIELSTLAPTIPLATFSCPRLRLFLHGAAAQQNVHALYELIFNHTLEIVIEGSGPDKPSLRLSPQSLRPVGFELNEGLLNYPARSFPGYRLLTEYFAFPEKFLFVDLADLDFQRWVGLGNHKATIHLLLDRSSPDLERTVGKSTFHLGCTPIVNLYRQAIDPFRLTQLATEYRLVPDARNVQGTEIYSVDQVAATLPDGQRTVFHPFFGARHAVPEHEARAYWYASRRPSAAKRAGEFADKGTEVFLTFVNLDPALGLRDDYTVDVEATLLNRDLPHQLPFGGGQPRMSLFSAPNTVVHVECLTRMTKTRRPPPESGRLWRLISHLSLNHLSLADSAEGLDALREILTLYNFTGEQDAKDRIAGVVGLSSKPVVDRAPGVRGGFRRGTELKLSFDETKYIASGCYLLACVLDRFFGLYCTMNSFSRLVAVTTQRESKGDIWRWPSRAGSRALI
- the tssE gene encoding type VI secretion system baseplate subunit TssE, which translates into the protein MASRSDSTPPLLPSVLDRLLDADPTSQVEAPPYPPAVLREIRQAVRRDLENLLNTRRFYKPPARDDDPLALSSVGYGIPDFTGGSVDSHVMLAAIRDAIQRYEPRLTNIRVTLDDAVEAIDRTLRFRIEATLWIEPLREPVAFRTRWESTTSSVQVEGESA
- the tssC gene encoding type VI secretion system contractile sheath large subunit, with the protein product MNVLPAGQSAADASVVELPRERAASRARGLLQAILDGSAAGAKADARASTLELFLRAKSPAEALRLWTAEELTRETAPDISSQLSRDIASVDQLLADQVNQLLHHPRLQRLEASWRGLAHLVQQASDARESMHSERQDSDIKIRVLSLTKRELARDLENAVDFDQSQLFKRVYSDGFGILGGEPLGVLIGDYQFAHQIDREHRVDDVATLRRVSEVAAAAFCPFISAAAPELFALDEFRLFEQPIELAPVFRQPEYIKWQSFRESDDAQFIGLTAPRVLMRLPYEDDGGRRDGFRFEERVGDPSGDNYLWGNAAFAFGGVLVRAFGASRWFAEIRGLSRPAVAGGEVVGMDADWSRPEARHLVPKSLTEVAIDEERQRELAELGIIPLCAMPHSPRAVFYTNASAHKPKKYVDPVATANAKLSAMLQYVMCAARFAHYLKVIARNKLGNVADAQQLEDLLNEWLSRYVTSDALAPAETKARFPLREKQLRVEEQPGRPGHFRMVMHLLPHYQLDDLKASLRLTTSIGPGSE
- the tssC gene encoding type VI secretion system contractile sheath large subunit, with amino-acid sequence MSAGETKSAAAADATTTETGGLLDKILESMPKTVKQEKGVDMIKGLIGQIMDDQITYDKNVMRTIDQRMDQIDAAISKQLAAIMHSPSFQKMEGSWRGLHHLVDRSETGEFLKLRVLNCSKRELFRDLDRAVEFDQSQLFKKIYETEFGILGGQPYGALIGDYEFTNHPEDVDLLTKVSGIAASAFCPFISAAAPQLMGFESYTELSRPRDLTKIFDSIEYTKWKSFRESEDSRFCVLTMPRVLSRLPYGAATKPVDEFKYEECESDERGRHLPLPHEHYAWMNASYVMGARLTDAFARHAWCTAIRGVENGGKVEGLPAHIFTSDDGDPDLKCPTEIGITDRREKELSDLGFLPLCHYKNRDFSVFIGGQTCQRPKKYVDPSASANAEISARLPYIMAASRIAHYLKVIARDKIGGFLEEDECQDWLTRWISQYICLDDKPTDSVKAKYPLKEARIEVKAVPGKPGSYNAIAHLRPWLQFEELNASIRMVAELPKNAR
- the tssB gene encoding type VI secretion system contractile sheath small subunit; this encodes MAESQQHKLDRVRKPRVQITYDVETNGSMVKTELPFIVGVLGDFAGDNKNQKPLEQRKFTNIDRDNFNDIMARIAPELNLRVENTLAGDGSELAVQLAFKSLDDFEPGKLVEQVEPLKKLMEMRNKLRDLKSTVDRSANLEKILEEVMSNTEKAKSVAGELGAKTGTGGDA
- the tssA gene encoding type VI secretion system protein TssA encodes the protein MDIDLEAVAQPISPDQPAGPDLRADESRNNIYFRLRDVWDVARRKEREALNSDPDHGDQGSSAQTESITAWRSVNSLAAQLVSGHAKDLEAAAFLIQSSLRVEGTRGLGVALTVARILVENFWNDLYPQIGEEGLSSRLRPIESLSTAPSLVIEPLRRMAVANSAGQGEITFSQYLSAASGRGSPSMPDVERVAQETDTGFYVSLFEELSVCQRELATLSQQLDEKSGVDESGTPQGPSLGDLKKALDDYVAAVQHLSKGRVGQAVEAAGVEADSPGGDGAPSAGVSVPGRLESRSDALRMLVKVAEFFERQDPHSLLGAQVRKVVKLANMSPAEYYSELLEDHNARLQLFKLVGIDPPRD
- a CDS encoding sigma-70 family RNA polymerase sigma factor; translated protein: MKETDAGSVERMTSCQGLVKAIAWKIHCKLPPNVDLDDLIGYGQVGLAEAARGFDETRGGQFTTYAYYRIRGAILDGLERMKWFNKIDFHSGKYEQMADSVLEPESQAAQAQAEHAGESFDAQVNWFSDTSSMLAIAYLMSDRGGRDDERNQEIEDATAVCPGAVIAKRELIERLHALIDGLPQNMATLIRASYFGGLTLTEAGKSIGVSKSRASRLHAEALEQLARSLRRAQLVD
- a CDS encoding type VI secretion protein IcmF/TssM N-terminal domain-containing protein, producing MGRIWQFFKDLALNIVRAPGRFAQLSVPAIAATLSVFLLLSFLVIVVLIGRFDDSYVGPWAHFTQRGWSSIGIILCLIVTPIVVYYAVRLWLEGDVSRFPDIDYAWKRGLAEMERAGLDPTMAPIVLVLGGRDAQDAKALAADPRQGFRVRGAPEDPGSGVAMQWFAGKRSIVLVATFVGQLCELAQLSDGATDAHAAEDEVSPSLTESGRTMMLGDPRAATPRSVRPQPTREGTAMIEGTMFVPSGEGSKTAFIAISQPGVIQKAAARMNSDAAAEQQLRLRYLCRLLRRLRRPYCPVNGMIALTPYQHLLREADAVSLETALRADLDVAFQTLMVRCPTSVLVTGMDLDRGFDELSRRVGEERTTKQRFGKGFELWRPQSDENMHTAVRHACAAFEDWTYKLFREPGALEERGNRDLFALVCRMRGRVQQHLMHLLESCFARTAGEESRLLFSGLYFSTLGSRPAFATAMIEKMIEQQEELEWTREALQTDARCRIWAKCALGAAALFLAAVAATTWQYAR
- a CDS encoding DotU family type IV/VI secretion system protein, which encodes MTPNFAQAVDPVFLHVLRLLERLDAGENPDPAEAKRGIDVTLQQAAMALGHSAQAKEWEIAKYGLVVWIDDLLINSQWEHYQEWADNYCLEAELYGIRLADEKFYSEAETAKKLTSSDALEVFYICVVLGFRGMYRDAFGAERTAAALGMPATLEAWTQETGKSIRAGRGMPSVVGNARPGEGVPALRGYGSLCWTLLASAITTLVGTLLIITLWPKD